Proteins from a single region of Mytilus trossulus isolate FHL-02 chromosome 2, PNRI_Mtr1.1.1.hap1, whole genome shotgun sequence:
- the LOC134708304 gene encoding uncharacterized protein LOC134708304: protein MDKIREINTNDIKFHVWSDNAGCYKSTELLSFLLHSGLTLSYDFCESQNGKGPCDRTAATIKSSIRRYVNQGHDVLTAQSMKKAIGKSAKNVKYIVRVIEGTECRKTKYTAIPAISTYSNFTFSAHGITAWKAYQVGTGKLIPSSDIQSVEKCILNTSCPEIEGEIDVVFHQLPLKAEKEENTITCANEGCTLSFSSFHDLSSHLMFGKCEFEFRCQFSNGCDITKKTYITKMSKSFSTNFQVSSAGLTVGINDNSDLELGWALKEERKNKRFNVNQKEYLTEKFNKGLKTGRKEDPFLVSEEMLTERKEDGNRRFSYDEILLVEKITIFFSRMSRKNKSFDDSIDASREETITTIRRELTADELN from the exons ATGGATAAAATTAGAGAAATTAACACCAATGACATAAAGTTCCATGTATGGTCTGACAATGCTGGTTGTTACAAGTCAACAGAATTGCTTTCATTCTTATTGCATTCAGGTCTTACCCTGTCATATGACTTCTGTGAATCCCAGAATGGGAAGGGACCATGTGACCGCACTGCTGCAACCATCAAATCTTCTATAAGAAGATATGTAAACCAGGGTCATGATGTACTTACAGCACAATCAATGAAAAAG GCAATAGGCAAGTCAGCAAAAAATGTAAAGTACATAGTTCGTGTCATAGAAGGAACTGAGTGTAGGAAAACCAAGTACACCGCTATACCTGCAATATCAACCTATAGTAACTTCACATTTAGCGCACATGGCATTACTGCATGGAAGGCATACCAAGTTGGCACAg gAAAGCTTATACCTTCATCTGATATTCAAAGtgttgaaaaatgtattttaaataccTCATGTCCAGAGATAGAGGGAGAAATTGATGTGGTTTTTCACCAACTGCCACTTAAAGCTGAAAAGGAAGAAAACACCATAACATGTGCAAATGAGGGATGCACACtgtctttttcatcttttcatgACCTGTCAAGCCACTTAATGTTCGGCAAGTGTGAGTTTGAATTCAGGTGCCAGTTTAGTAATGGATGTGACATTACTAAAAAGACTTACATTACAAAGATGTCTAAGTCTTTTTCAACCAACTTTCAAGTTTCATCAGCAGGGCTGACAGTTGGAATTAATGACAACTCTGATTTAGAACTTGGCTGGGCATTAAAAGAAGAAAGGAAGAACAAAAGGTTTAATGTGAACCAAAAAGAATATCTCACTGAAAAATTTAACAAAGGTCTAAAAACTGGCAGAAAGGAAGATCCTTTTTTGGTATCAGAGGAAATGCTGACTGAGAGAAAAGAAGATGGAAATAgaagattttcatatgatgaaatccttttggtagaaaaaataacaattttcttttctagaaTGAGCAGGAAGAACAAATCATTTGATGATTCCATTGATGCATCAAGGGAAGAAACTATAACAACTATCAGGAGAGAACTAACTGCAGATGAACttaattaa
- the LOC134708303 gene encoding uncharacterized protein LOC134708303 isoform X3, whose amino-acid sequence MSSQCFFFSAACTSCLIKISKQSTEIEAESLDQGKCEDDQIQQCTKLDTDDETYLMETDQLDVLTEKENICDNLIEISASEYTVTSEESGSQNYLSQSQQSVRSYERCSYLTSLNDFLSSVRLQEFSEKERKTWQSYTFKTRNTYKERFDEIMKLIIEILFPNDVDEVIDDIKCPKQLNEEYRTSHTEYKDIVTSYRKAESWQQGRQVLSVLASRMSFKDLLSLLPEITSHRYYAALSHSKKIGPALPIPEKKLHRQKLDPERLDAFLDFITSSHVVRDLPFGEKKLKFSDGTVHNLPNVVRCMGSADIIQQYKAYCQENEISLLGDSTMFKILAQCGAKVRKSHEGLEYFVAEGGRAFITFQDVLDKLLTYDAISPDDHKSFQALFLQSKQYLRTDYKVQQATKSIFSLKKTHNKM is encoded by the exons atgtcaagtcaatgcttCTTTTTTTCAGCTGCATGCACTAGCTGCCTTATTAAAATTTCCAAGCAGTCCACAGAGATAGAAGCTGAAAGTCTTGATCAAGGAAAGTGTGAAGATGACCAG ATTCAGCAATGCACAAAATTAGATACAGATGATGAAACATATCTCATGGAGACTGACCAGTTGGATGTgttaacagaaaaagaaaatatttgcgATAATCTT ATTGAAATTTCAGCATCCGAATATACAGTTACATCAGAAGAGTCAGGAAGTCAAAATTATTTATCCCAGTCACAA CAATCAGTCAGAAGTTATGAACGTTGCAGCTACTTGACATCTTTGAATGATTTCCTGTCATCTGTCAGATTGCAGGAATTCtcagaaaaagaaagaaaaacatggCAGTCCTAcacatttaaaacaagaaacaccTACAAAGAAAGATTTGATGAGATTATGAAATTGATAATAGAAATTTTATTTCCAAATGATGTTGATGAAGTAATTGATGACATAAAATGTCCCAAGCAGTTAAATGAAGAATACAGAACTAGTCATACAGAGTACAAAGATATTGTCACTTCATACAGAAAAGCAGAATCCTGGCAACAAGGTAGACAAGTTCTTTCAGTTCTTGCCTCAAGAATGTCCTTCAAGGACTTACTGTCTCTACTACCAGAAATAACATCTCATCGCTACTATGCTGCTCTCAGTCATTCAAAGAAAATTGGGCCAGCACTTCCAATTCCTGAGAAAAAATTGCATCGACAAAAATTAGATCCTGAAAGATTAGACGCATTCTTAGATTTCATTACATCCAGTCATGTTGTCCGTGATCTAccttttggggaaaaaaaacTGAAGTTTTCAGATGGAACAGTCCACAATTTACCTAACGTTGTACGTTGCATGGGTTCAGCAGACATAATACAGCAGTACAAAGCATACTGTCAGGAAAATGAAATTTCACTTTTAg GTGACAGTACCATGTTTAAAATACTTGCCCAGTGTGGTGCTAAAGTCAGAAAAAGCCATGAAGGACTGGAATATTTTGTAGCAGAAGGAGGACGTGCCTTCATTACCTTTCAAGATGTCTTAGACAAATTGCTGACCTACGACGCTATATCACCAGATGACCACAAAAGTTTCCAGGCACTGTTCTTACAATCAAAGCAGTATTTAAGGACTGACTATAAG GTACAACAAGCAACAAAGAGTATTTTCAGcctgaaaaaaacacataataaGATGTAA
- the LOC134708303 gene encoding uncharacterized protein LOC134708303 isoform X4 encodes METDQLDVLTEKENICDNLIEISASEYTVTSEESGSQNYLSQSQQSVRSYERCSYLTSLNDFLSSVRLQEFSEKERKTWQSYTFKTRNTYKERFDEIMKLIIEILFPNDVDEVIDDIKCPKQLNEEYRTSHTEYKDIVTSYRKAESWQQGRQVLSVLASRMSFKDLLSLLPEITSHRYYAALSHSKKIGPALPIPEKKLHRQKLDPERLDAFLDFITSSHVVRDLPFGEKKLKFSDGTVHNLPNVVRCMGSADIIQQYKAYCQENEISLLGDSTMFKILAQCGAKVRKSHEGLEYFVAEGGRAFITFQDVLDKLLTYDAISPDDHKSFQALFLQSKQYLRTDYKIHISKGREVADHCMLYALSDEKDEAFTEQCSHNHQMVCESCEQLKETIAALQKIFVTSSVDEKRMR; translated from the exons ATGGAGACTGACCAGTTGGATGTgttaacagaaaaagaaaatatttgcgATAATCTT ATTGAAATTTCAGCATCCGAATATACAGTTACATCAGAAGAGTCAGGAAGTCAAAATTATTTATCCCAGTCACAA CAATCAGTCAGAAGTTATGAACGTTGCAGCTACTTGACATCTTTGAATGATTTCCTGTCATCTGTCAGATTGCAGGAATTCtcagaaaaagaaagaaaaacatggCAGTCCTAcacatttaaaacaagaaacaccTACAAAGAAAGATTTGATGAGATTATGAAATTGATAATAGAAATTTTATTTCCAAATGATGTTGATGAAGTAATTGATGACATAAAATGTCCCAAGCAGTTAAATGAAGAATACAGAACTAGTCATACAGAGTACAAAGATATTGTCACTTCATACAGAAAAGCAGAATCCTGGCAACAAGGTAGACAAGTTCTTTCAGTTCTTGCCTCAAGAATGTCCTTCAAGGACTTACTGTCTCTACTACCAGAAATAACATCTCATCGCTACTATGCTGCTCTCAGTCATTCAAAGAAAATTGGGCCAGCACTTCCAATTCCTGAGAAAAAATTGCATCGACAAAAATTAGATCCTGAAAGATTAGACGCATTCTTAGATTTCATTACATCCAGTCATGTTGTCCGTGATCTAccttttggggaaaaaaaacTGAAGTTTTCAGATGGAACAGTCCACAATTTACCTAACGTTGTACGTTGCATGGGTTCAGCAGACATAATACAGCAGTACAAAGCATACTGTCAGGAAAATGAAATTTCACTTTTAg GTGACAGTACCATGTTTAAAATACTTGCCCAGTGTGGTGCTAAAGTCAGAAAAAGCCATGAAGGACTGGAATATTTTGTAGCAGAAGGAGGACGTGCCTTCATTACCTTTCAAGATGTCTTAGACAAATTGCTGACCTACGACGCTATATCACCAGATGACCACAAAAGTTTCCAGGCACTGTTCTTACAATCAAAGCAGTATTTAAGGACTGACTATAAG aTTCATATTTCAAAGGGAAGAGAAGTAGCAGATCACTGTATGTTGTATGCCCTCAGTGACGAAAAAGATGAGGCATTTACAGAACAATGTTCTCACAATCACCAGATGGTCTGTGAAAGCTGTGAACAGTTGAAAGAGACCATTGCTGCATTACAAAAGATCTTTGTTACTTCCTCAGTAGATGAAAAGAGGATGAGATGA
- the LOC134708303 gene encoding uncharacterized protein LOC134708303 isoform X1, whose protein sequence is MSSQCFFFSAACTSCLIKISKQSTEIEAESLDQGKCEDDQIQQCTKLDTDDETYLMETDQLDVLTEKENICDNLIEISASEYTVTSEESGSQNYLSQSQQSVRSYERCSYLTSLNDFLSSVRLQEFSEKERKTWQSYTFKTRNTYKERFDEIMKLIIEILFPNDVDEVIDDIKCPKQLNEEYRTSHTEYKDIVTSYRKAESWQQGRQVLSVLASRMSFKDLLSLLPEITSHRYYAALSHSKKIGPALPIPEKKLHRQKLDPERLDAFLDFITSSHVVRDLPFGEKKLKFSDGTVHNLPNVVRCMGSADIIQQYKAYCQENEISLLGDSTMFKILAQCGAKVRKSHEGLEYFVAEGGRAFITFQDVLDKLLTYDAISPDDHKSFQALFLQSKQYLRTDYKIHISKGREVADHCMLYALSDEKDEAFTEQCSHNHQMVCESCEQLKETIAALQKIFVTSSVDEKRMR, encoded by the exons atgtcaagtcaatgcttCTTTTTTTCAGCTGCATGCACTAGCTGCCTTATTAAAATTTCCAAGCAGTCCACAGAGATAGAAGCTGAAAGTCTTGATCAAGGAAAGTGTGAAGATGACCAG ATTCAGCAATGCACAAAATTAGATACAGATGATGAAACATATCTCATGGAGACTGACCAGTTGGATGTgttaacagaaaaagaaaatatttgcgATAATCTT ATTGAAATTTCAGCATCCGAATATACAGTTACATCAGAAGAGTCAGGAAGTCAAAATTATTTATCCCAGTCACAA CAATCAGTCAGAAGTTATGAACGTTGCAGCTACTTGACATCTTTGAATGATTTCCTGTCATCTGTCAGATTGCAGGAATTCtcagaaaaagaaagaaaaacatggCAGTCCTAcacatttaaaacaagaaacaccTACAAAGAAAGATTTGATGAGATTATGAAATTGATAATAGAAATTTTATTTCCAAATGATGTTGATGAAGTAATTGATGACATAAAATGTCCCAAGCAGTTAAATGAAGAATACAGAACTAGTCATACAGAGTACAAAGATATTGTCACTTCATACAGAAAAGCAGAATCCTGGCAACAAGGTAGACAAGTTCTTTCAGTTCTTGCCTCAAGAATGTCCTTCAAGGACTTACTGTCTCTACTACCAGAAATAACATCTCATCGCTACTATGCTGCTCTCAGTCATTCAAAGAAAATTGGGCCAGCACTTCCAATTCCTGAGAAAAAATTGCATCGACAAAAATTAGATCCTGAAAGATTAGACGCATTCTTAGATTTCATTACATCCAGTCATGTTGTCCGTGATCTAccttttggggaaaaaaaacTGAAGTTTTCAGATGGAACAGTCCACAATTTACCTAACGTTGTACGTTGCATGGGTTCAGCAGACATAATACAGCAGTACAAAGCATACTGTCAGGAAAATGAAATTTCACTTTTAg GTGACAGTACCATGTTTAAAATACTTGCCCAGTGTGGTGCTAAAGTCAGAAAAAGCCATGAAGGACTGGAATATTTTGTAGCAGAAGGAGGACGTGCCTTCATTACCTTTCAAGATGTCTTAGACAAATTGCTGACCTACGACGCTATATCACCAGATGACCACAAAAGTTTCCAGGCACTGTTCTTACAATCAAAGCAGTATTTAAGGACTGACTATAAG aTTCATATTTCAAAGGGAAGAGAAGTAGCAGATCACTGTATGTTGTATGCCCTCAGTGACGAAAAAGATGAGGCATTTACAGAACAATGTTCTCACAATCACCAGATGGTCTGTGAAAGCTGTGAACAGTTGAAAGAGACCATTGCTGCATTACAAAAGATCTTTGTTACTTCCTCAGTAGATGAAAAGAGGATGAGATGA
- the LOC134708303 gene encoding uncharacterized protein LOC134708303 isoform X2 — protein MSSQCFFFSAACTSCLIKISKQSTEIEAESLDQGKCEDDQIEISASEYTVTSEESGSQNYLSQSQQSVRSYERCSYLTSLNDFLSSVRLQEFSEKERKTWQSYTFKTRNTYKERFDEIMKLIIEILFPNDVDEVIDDIKCPKQLNEEYRTSHTEYKDIVTSYRKAESWQQGRQVLSVLASRMSFKDLLSLLPEITSHRYYAALSHSKKIGPALPIPEKKLHRQKLDPERLDAFLDFITSSHVVRDLPFGEKKLKFSDGTVHNLPNVVRCMGSADIIQQYKAYCQENEISLLGDSTMFKILAQCGAKVRKSHEGLEYFVAEGGRAFITFQDVLDKLLTYDAISPDDHKSFQALFLQSKQYLRTDYKIHISKGREVADHCMLYALSDEKDEAFTEQCSHNHQMVCESCEQLKETIAALQKIFVTSSVDEKRMR, from the exons atgtcaagtcaatgcttCTTTTTTTCAGCTGCATGCACTAGCTGCCTTATTAAAATTTCCAAGCAGTCCACAGAGATAGAAGCTGAAAGTCTTGATCAAGGAAAGTGTGAAGATGACCAG ATTGAAATTTCAGCATCCGAATATACAGTTACATCAGAAGAGTCAGGAAGTCAAAATTATTTATCCCAGTCACAA CAATCAGTCAGAAGTTATGAACGTTGCAGCTACTTGACATCTTTGAATGATTTCCTGTCATCTGTCAGATTGCAGGAATTCtcagaaaaagaaagaaaaacatggCAGTCCTAcacatttaaaacaagaaacaccTACAAAGAAAGATTTGATGAGATTATGAAATTGATAATAGAAATTTTATTTCCAAATGATGTTGATGAAGTAATTGATGACATAAAATGTCCCAAGCAGTTAAATGAAGAATACAGAACTAGTCATACAGAGTACAAAGATATTGTCACTTCATACAGAAAAGCAGAATCCTGGCAACAAGGTAGACAAGTTCTTTCAGTTCTTGCCTCAAGAATGTCCTTCAAGGACTTACTGTCTCTACTACCAGAAATAACATCTCATCGCTACTATGCTGCTCTCAGTCATTCAAAGAAAATTGGGCCAGCACTTCCAATTCCTGAGAAAAAATTGCATCGACAAAAATTAGATCCTGAAAGATTAGACGCATTCTTAGATTTCATTACATCCAGTCATGTTGTCCGTGATCTAccttttggggaaaaaaaacTGAAGTTTTCAGATGGAACAGTCCACAATTTACCTAACGTTGTACGTTGCATGGGTTCAGCAGACATAATACAGCAGTACAAAGCATACTGTCAGGAAAATGAAATTTCACTTTTAg GTGACAGTACCATGTTTAAAATACTTGCCCAGTGTGGTGCTAAAGTCAGAAAAAGCCATGAAGGACTGGAATATTTTGTAGCAGAAGGAGGACGTGCCTTCATTACCTTTCAAGATGTCTTAGACAAATTGCTGACCTACGACGCTATATCACCAGATGACCACAAAAGTTTCCAGGCACTGTTCTTACAATCAAAGCAGTATTTAAGGACTGACTATAAG aTTCATATTTCAAAGGGAAGAGAAGTAGCAGATCACTGTATGTTGTATGCCCTCAGTGACGAAAAAGATGAGGCATTTACAGAACAATGTTCTCACAATCACCAGATGGTCTGTGAAAGCTGTGAACAGTTGAAAGAGACCATTGCTGCATTACAAAAGATCTTTGTTACTTCCTCAGTAGATGAAAAGAGGATGAGATGA